In Nerophis lumbriciformis linkage group LG04, RoL_Nlum_v2.1, whole genome shotgun sequence, a single window of DNA contains:
- the slc25a40 gene encoding mitochondrial glutathione transporter SLC25A40 isoform X1, with protein sequence MGGHSSQSIEHGITPIQQMAASCSGALLTSLLVTPLDVVKIRLQAQKTPFPKGKCFVYCNGLMDHLCVCENGNNKAWYKTSGHFNGTADAFVRIVRNEGIRSLWSGLPPTLVMAVPATVIYFTSYDQLCMKLKVKMGDHAQFAPMVSGAVARVGAVSVISPLELMRTKLQSQKQSYRQLATCVRTAVEADGWLSLWRGLGPTLLRDVPFSAMYWYNYERSKKWLCERYDAVEPTFTMTFVSGAVSGLFSSVVTLPFDVVKTRRQVELGELQAMNLSHKASSTLSVMKRIVAQHGVPGLFAGFLPRIIKVVPACAIMISSYEFGKALFRKHNQEQTLKPPQTSKT encoded by the exons ATGGGCGGCCATTCTTCGCAATCCATAGAACATGGCATTACTCCCATCCAACAGATGGCGGCGTCGTGCTCCGGAGCCTTGCTTACGTCTCTATTGG TCACACCTTTGGATGTTGTAAAAATCAGACTTCAAGCACAGAAAACTCCCTTCCCCAAAG GCAAATGCTTTGTCTACTGCAATGGACTTATGGACCACctatgtgtgtgtgagaatggaaaCAATAAGGCCTGGTACAAAACGTCAGGCCACTTTAATGGCACAGCG GACGCCTTTGTCAGGATAGTACGCAATGAAGGAATCAGGTCATTGTGGAGTGGTCTACCTCCAACGCT TGTGATGGCAGTGCCAGCGACTGTCATCTACTTTACCAGCTATGACCAGCTGTGTATGAAGCTCAAGGTCAAGATGGGTGACCACGCACAGTTCGCCCCTATGGTCTCTGGAGCTGTTGCTAGAG TGGGCGCGGTCTCGGTGATCAGCCCCCTCGAGCTGATGCGCACCAAGCTCCAGTCCCAGAAACAGTCGTACCGTCAGCTGGCCACCTGCGTTCGCACAGCGGTGGAGGCGGACGGTTGGCTGTCACTGTGGCGAGGTCTAGGGCCCACGCTGCTCAGAGACGTGCCCTTCTCCGCCATGTACTGGTACAACTACGAGAGGAGCAAGAAGTGGCTGTGTGAGCGCTATGACGCCGTAGAGCCAACGTTCACCATGACCTTCGTATCGGGCGCTGTGTCCGGCTTA TTTTCTTCAGTAGTGACGTTACCGTTTGACGTGGTCAAAACACGACGGCAGGTGGAACTTGGAGAGCTGCAGGCGATGAATT TGTCACACAAGGCCTCCTCCACTTTGAGCGTGATGAAGAGGATTGTGGCACAGCACGGCGTCCCGGGGTTGTTTGCGG GTTTCCTCCCCCGCATCATCAAAGTGGTACCAGCCTGCGCCATCATGATCAGCAGCTACGAGTTCGGGAAGGCTTTGTTCCGCAAACACAACCAGGAACAGACACTAAAACCTCCGCAAACCAGCAAGACCTGA
- the slc25a40 gene encoding mitochondrial glutathione transporter SLC25A40 isoform X2, with translation MALLPSNRWRRRAPEPCLRLYWDAFVRIVRNEGIRSLWSGLPPTLVMAVPATVIYFTSYDQLCMKLKVKMGDHAQFAPMVSGAVARVGAVSVISPLELMRTKLQSQKQSYRQLATCVRTAVEADGWLSLWRGLGPTLLRDVPFSAMYWYNYERSKKWLCERYDAVEPTFTMTFVSGAVSGLFSSVVTLPFDVVKTRRQVELGELQAMNLSHKASSTLSVMKRIVAQHGVPGLFAGFLPRIIKVVPACAIMISSYEFGKALFRKHNQEQTLKPPQTSKT, from the exons ATGGCATTACTCCCATCCAACAGATGGCGGCGTCGTGCTCCGGAGCCTTGCTTACGTCTCTATTGG GACGCCTTTGTCAGGATAGTACGCAATGAAGGAATCAGGTCATTGTGGAGTGGTCTACCTCCAACGCT TGTGATGGCAGTGCCAGCGACTGTCATCTACTTTACCAGCTATGACCAGCTGTGTATGAAGCTCAAGGTCAAGATGGGTGACCACGCACAGTTCGCCCCTATGGTCTCTGGAGCTGTTGCTAGAG TGGGCGCGGTCTCGGTGATCAGCCCCCTCGAGCTGATGCGCACCAAGCTCCAGTCCCAGAAACAGTCGTACCGTCAGCTGGCCACCTGCGTTCGCACAGCGGTGGAGGCGGACGGTTGGCTGTCACTGTGGCGAGGTCTAGGGCCCACGCTGCTCAGAGACGTGCCCTTCTCCGCCATGTACTGGTACAACTACGAGAGGAGCAAGAAGTGGCTGTGTGAGCGCTATGACGCCGTAGAGCCAACGTTCACCATGACCTTCGTATCGGGCGCTGTGTCCGGCTTA TTTTCTTCAGTAGTGACGTTACCGTTTGACGTGGTCAAAACACGACGGCAGGTGGAACTTGGAGAGCTGCAGGCGATGAATT TGTCACACAAGGCCTCCTCCACTTTGAGCGTGATGAAGAGGATTGTGGCACAGCACGGCGTCCCGGGGTTGTTTGCGG GTTTCCTCCCCCGCATCATCAAAGTGGTACCAGCCTGCGCCATCATGATCAGCAGCTACGAGTTCGGGAAGGCTTTGTTCCGCAAACACAACCAGGAACAGACACTAAAACCTCCGCAAACCAGCAAGACCTGA